One Mycolicibacterium sp. TUM20985 genomic window, TGCACCGACTGCAGCATGTCGGGATAGTCCACGCTGGCCATGCCGTGGCTGCCGAGAACGTCCAGCTCCCAGGCGATCACCCGATCCATGGGCACCGCGGGATAGCCGCCGACACTGGGGAGCAGTCCCACCTGCACGTGCCGACCGCGGCGTCGAAGGCTGTGGATCGCGTCGGCACAGGTGCCCGGCGTCCCGACCGCGTCGACCGCCACGTGGCTGCCGCCGCCAGTAAGGTCGCGTACCAGGGCCGCGACGTCGCTCGCGAGTTCTCCCCCGCCGCTTCGCTCGCCCGCGCCATCGGCGAGCACCGTGTGTTCCGCACCGAAACGGCGCGCCAGCGCCAGCGCCTCGGGGGTGCGGTCGACCGCGATCACCCTGGCGCCGGCGGCCACCCCGACCTGGACGGCGCTGAGCCCCACCCCACCGGCCCCGACGACCGTCAGCCACTCGCCGGGCGCGACCCGCGCCCTGGCGTGCAACGCCCGGTACGCCGTGGCGAACCGGCAGCCCAGTGCCGCGGCGGCAGCGTCGGGCACCCCGTCGCCGATCGCCACGAGGTTCGTGTCGGCTGCGTGCAGTGCCACGTACTCGGCGAAGGAGCCCCAGTGCGTGAAGCCGGGCTGCGTCTGGTCGGGACACACCTGCGCCTGCCCGCTGCGGCACCACTCGCACGTACCGCATCCGCAGACGAAGGGTGTCGTGACCCGGTCTCCGAGCGCCCACTTCCGCACGTCGGCGCCCACCGCGACGATCACGCCGACGAGTTCGTGACCGGGTACGTGGGGAAGCGCGACCCCGTCGTCGTGCCCGGCCCAGGCGTGCCAGTCGCTGCGGCACAGACCCGTGGCATGTACCTCCACGACCACGCCACCCGGCGACGGCTCGGGATCGGCGACGGACCGCACGTCCACCGGGCCGCCAAACGTT contains:
- a CDS encoding zinc-dependent alcohol dehydrogenase family protein is translated as MRAVVFETFGGPVDVRSVADPEPSPGGVVVEVHATGLCRSDWHAWAGHDDGVALPHVPGHELVGVIVAVGADVRKWALGDRVTTPFVCGCGTCEWCRSGQAQVCPDQTQPGFTHWGSFAEYVALHAADTNLVAIGDGVPDAAAAALGCRFATAYRALHARARVAPGEWLTVVGAGGVGLSAVQVGVAAGARVIAVDRTPEALALARRFGAEHTVLADGAGERSGGGELASDVAALVRDLTGGGSHVAVDAVGTPGTCADAIHSLRRRGRHVQVGLLPSVGGYPAVPMDRVIAWELDVLGSHGMASVDYPDMLQSVHAGRLRPQDLVERVVGLVEGARLLTTLDTAAPVGVTLIDPRLD